The following proteins are encoded in a genomic region of Nymphalis io chromosome 8, ilAglIoxx1.1, whole genome shotgun sequence:
- the LOC126770346 gene encoding VPS35 endosomal protein-sorting factor-like isoform X3, which translates to MGLSQQEFVTKIHMLDDEIKKAWETEQRVKAFKIAIQCSKLLSDISVMQFYPSKFVLIIDVLDNFGALVFDRLKKKSFGDEVVKLEDIDTGLVPESARETCQNWMFKMASIRELLPRLYMEMALLKCYIFISKDEIKPAIARLITMIRGIGNPLVAIYVRVYLCKVASALYGKESECYFHDNLKEFLEEYQQIFQPAMAKKFGAQLLTADKYLSLYIPAIDWLLHGTLNTIPCKLTLLEELLQLCDKTENSELLLYCLVSGFDSPNIIKKSSAILDIIKKSAEHMVLLSPILTSFGEHLCHADAYRQLSSETLSQTWWKIVNSMKSTANFLQVLEPWMQFACTQLSAQHINMLLRGTIRYMIKCGKPIDDYSSQIQLVVKRMLKSIPDVEELFLMDAFMPLVELVQTSNARTMMAKTVLLVFFERCNSVQIEDHIIIASLMRLCSILHEAINAVTVEDELKISSDLINKYIQTVSYQDDAREQLNFYVECRSAFIKLDSVLKTLVHAVHALASRARPSRSRWLSRACAAYSFVTVPSLQCALCRAQLYLLGAHAALLVACVGQAEANLKAFVSLIPDIPLYVQEDGQNKPTHVKVKGLLSNFLSTLLILPDNVDSSCKAYILSGFIKTMERIHWRKTDPLYYTLLLRTLDLLCNLTQEKYIYHIDGVISNDELYGSEEEFIDVLENHATNICQELLVVLKALGDAKETNKQYNLALELFWRIIRRGDLKEGSMTSLAINLWVLSQKLQESNNKFAKTLLSALERDTSEKGRYLYDKLNET; encoded by the exons ATGGGATTAAGCCAACAAGAGTTTGTGACTAAAATTCATATGCTTGATGATGAAATAAAGAAG GCCTGGGAGACTGAACAAAGAGTAAAGGCTTTCAAAATTGCTATTCAATGTTCTAAGTTGCTATCAGATATAAGCGTCATGCAATTCTATCCAAGCAAGTTTGTGTTGATAATTGATGTATTGGATAATTTTGGAGCCTTGGTTTTCGATCGTCTTAAGAAAAAGAGTTTTGG AGACGAAGTTGTCAAACTGGAGGATATTGATACAGGGCTGGTTCCCGAGTCGGCTAGGGAGACATGCCAGAACTGGATGTTTAAAATGGCTTCAATCAGAGAGTTACTTCCACGTTTGTACATGGAAATGGCCTTATTgaaatgttacatatttatttcaaaagatgAAATAAAACCTGCAATTGCTAGACTGATAACAATGATTAGAGGCATTGGAAATCCTCTCGTTGCCATTTATGTTCGAGTATATTTGTGTAAAGTAGCTTCTGCCTTATATGGAAAGGAGAGTGAATGCTATTTTCATGATAATCTGAAGGAGTTTCTGGAGGAATATCAACAG ATTTTTCAACCAGCCATGGCTAAAAAGTTTGGTGCTCAGCTATTGACAGCTGATAAGTACCTGAGTCTTTATATCCCGGCTATAGATTGGTTACTTCATGGAACATTAAACACCATTCCCTGTAAACTTACACTGCTGGAGGAACTGTTGCAGTTGTGTGACAAAACCGAAAACAG TGAGCTGCTACTGTATTGCTTAGTATCAGGGTTTGACTctccaaatattataaaaaagtcatcAGCTATtctggatattataaaaaaatcagcaGAACACATGG TTCTCCTGAGCCCAATATTGACTTCGTTCGGAGAGCACCTTTGCCACGCCGACGCTTATCGTCAGCTTTCTTCTGAAACTCTGAGTCAAACTTGGTGGAAAATAGTGAACAGTATGAAGTCGACGGCGAATTTCCTGCAAGTGTTAGAGCCATGGATGCAATTTGCCTGCACTCAGTTATCG GCTcagcatataaatatgttattacgtGGTACAATACGTTATATGATTAAATGCGGTAAACCGATTGATGATTATTCATCGCAAATACAGTTAGTCGTGAAGAGGATGTTGAAGTCTATTCCCGATGTTGAGGAACTTTTTTTGATG gaCGCCTTCATGCCACTCGTGGAATTGGTCCAAACGTCTAATGCACGCACAATGATGGCAAAAACCGTACTCCTCGTGTTCTTCGAAAGATGCAACTCGGTGCAAATAGAAGATCATATTATTATTGCCAGCCTGATGAGACTTTGCAGTATACTCCACGAGGCCATCAA tgCGGTAACCGTGGAAGACGAGTTAAAAATAAGTTCAGATCTAATTAATAAGTACATTCAAACGGTATCCTACCAAGACGACGCGCGGGAGCAGTTGAATTTTTACGTCGAGTGTCGATCTGCATTTATTAAACTCGATTCCGTACTTAAAACTTTAGTGCAC GCGGTGCACGCGCTGGCGAGCCGCGCGCGGCCGTCGCGCTCGCGCTGGCTGTCGCGCGCCTGCGCCGCCTACAGCTTCGTGACGGTGCCGTCGCTGCAGTGCGCCCTGTGCCGCGCGCAGCTCTACCTGCTGGGCGCGCACGCTGCGCTGCTGGTCGCCTGCGTCGGACAGG CCGAGGCGAATTTGAAAGCTTTCGTAAGCTTGATTCCTGACATTCCCCTTTATGTTCAAGAAGACGGACAGAACAAACCTACGCACGTTAAAGTTAAAGGTCTCCTTAGCAATTTTCTCTCCACTCTTCTCATTTTACCA GACAATGTGGATAGTAGCTGCAAGGCATATATTCTAAGtggatttataaaaactatGGAACGAATACATTGGAGAAAAACTGATCCCCTGTATTACACCTTACTGCTCAGGACTTTGGATCTACTCTGCAATTTAACGcaagaaaaatacatttatcatatAGATGgag TTATTTCTAACGACGAGTTATATGGTTCAGAAGAAGAGTTCATAGATGTCTTAGAAAACCACGCTACAAATATTTGCCAAGAATTGCTCGTTGTATTGAAAGCGCTCGGCGATGCAAAGGAAACGAATAAACAGTACAATTTAGCATTGGAATTGTTTTGGCGGATTATTAGGAGGGGCGATCTTAAGGAAGGTTCTATGACTAGTTTGGCGATTAATTTATGGGTTTTATCCCAAAAATTACAAGAATCTAACAACAAGTTCGCG AAGACATTGTTGTCAGCTCTGGAACGGGATACAAGCGAGAAGGGGCGATATCTATACGATAAACTGAacgaaacttaa
- the LOC126770346 gene encoding VPS35 endosomal protein-sorting factor-like isoform X2, whose amino-acid sequence MPTYYKWCSAKKEKQKHEYPSLEVTNHPLRVEVHNLKHSSNKSLIQSLQKWSSPFEELDPLLRFEQMNLENNSEPTVENDATINYSKTWSVKRTAILNKYTTGEKLTIISSYLPGGEKTLLRQVSNLNEKVKHRLEQLDDFDESSVRKTMGLSQQEFVTKIHMLDDEIKKAWETEQRVKAFKIAIQCSKLLSDISVMQFYPSKFVLIIDVLDNFGALVFDRLKKKSFGDEVVKLEDIDTGLVPESARETCQNWMFKMASIRELLPRLYMEMALLKCYIFISKDEIKPAIARLITMIRGIGNPLVAIYVRVYLCKVASALYGKESECYFHDNLKEFLEEYQQIFQPAMAKKFGAQLLTADKYLSLYIPAIDWLLHGTLNTIPCKLTLLEELLQLCDKTENSELLLYCLVSGFDSPNIIKKSSAILDIIKKSAEHMVLLSPILTSFGEHLCHADAYRQLSSETLSQTWWKIVNSMKSTANFLQVLEPWMQFACTQLSAQHINMLLRGTIRYMIKCGKPIDDYSSQIQLVVKRMLKSIPDVEELFLMDAFMPLVELVQTSNARTMMAKTVLLVFFERCNSVQIEDHIIIASLMRLCSILHEAINAVTVEDELKISSDLINKYIQTVSYQDDAREQLNFYVECRSAFIKLDSVLKTLVHAVHALASRARPSRSRWLSRACAAYSFVTVPSLQCALCRAQLYLLGAHAALLVACVGQAEANLKAFVSLIPDIPLYVQEDGQNKPTHVKVKGLLSNFLSTLLILPDNVDSSCKAYILSGFIKTMERIHWRKTDPLYYTLLLRTLDLLCNLTQEKYIYHIDGVISNDELYGSEEEFIDVLENHATNICQELLVVLKALGDAKETNKQYNLALELFWRIIRRGDLKEGSMTSLAINLWVLSQKLQESNNKFAKTLLSALERDTSEKGRYLYDKLNET is encoded by the exons atgccTACTTATTATAAATG GTGTTCTGCtaagaaagaaaaacaaaaacatgaaTATCCTAGTTTGGAAGTTACTAATCATCCATTACGAGTTGAAGTTCATAACTTA AAACATAGTTCAAACAAAAGCTTAATACAAAGCCTTCAGAAATGGAGTTCTCCATTTGAAGAATTAGACCCATTGTTAAGATTTGAACAAATGAATTTAGAAAAT AACTCTGAACCAACTGTAGAAAATGATGCCACAATAAATTACAGCAAAACTTGGAGTGTCAAACGTACagctattttaaacaaatacacAACAGgcgaaaaattaacaattatcaGTAGTTATCTACCGGGTGGCGAAaaaa CTCTTTTGAGACAGGTATCTAACCTTAATGAAAAGGTAAAACATAGATTGGAACAACTTGATGATTTTGATGAATCATCTGTTAGAAAGACAATGGGATTAAGCCAACAAGAGTTTGTGACTAAAATTCATATGCTTGATGATGAAATAAAGAAG GCCTGGGAGACTGAACAAAGAGTAAAGGCTTTCAAAATTGCTATTCAATGTTCTAAGTTGCTATCAGATATAAGCGTCATGCAATTCTATCCAAGCAAGTTTGTGTTGATAATTGATGTATTGGATAATTTTGGAGCCTTGGTTTTCGATCGTCTTAAGAAAAAGAGTTTTGG AGACGAAGTTGTCAAACTGGAGGATATTGATACAGGGCTGGTTCCCGAGTCGGCTAGGGAGACATGCCAGAACTGGATGTTTAAAATGGCTTCAATCAGAGAGTTACTTCCACGTTTGTACATGGAAATGGCCTTATTgaaatgttacatatttatttcaaaagatgAAATAAAACCTGCAATTGCTAGACTGATAACAATGATTAGAGGCATTGGAAATCCTCTCGTTGCCATTTATGTTCGAGTATATTTGTGTAAAGTAGCTTCTGCCTTATATGGAAAGGAGAGTGAATGCTATTTTCATGATAATCTGAAGGAGTTTCTGGAGGAATATCAACAG ATTTTTCAACCAGCCATGGCTAAAAAGTTTGGTGCTCAGCTATTGACAGCTGATAAGTACCTGAGTCTTTATATCCCGGCTATAGATTGGTTACTTCATGGAACATTAAACACCATTCCCTGTAAACTTACACTGCTGGAGGAACTGTTGCAGTTGTGTGACAAAACCGAAAACAG TGAGCTGCTACTGTATTGCTTAGTATCAGGGTTTGACTctccaaatattataaaaaagtcatcAGCTATtctggatattataaaaaaatcagcaGAACACATGG TTCTCCTGAGCCCAATATTGACTTCGTTCGGAGAGCACCTTTGCCACGCCGACGCTTATCGTCAGCTTTCTTCTGAAACTCTGAGTCAAACTTGGTGGAAAATAGTGAACAGTATGAAGTCGACGGCGAATTTCCTGCAAGTGTTAGAGCCATGGATGCAATTTGCCTGCACTCAGTTATCG GCTcagcatataaatatgttattacgtGGTACAATACGTTATATGATTAAATGCGGTAAACCGATTGATGATTATTCATCGCAAATACAGTTAGTCGTGAAGAGGATGTTGAAGTCTATTCCCGATGTTGAGGAACTTTTTTTGATG gaCGCCTTCATGCCACTCGTGGAATTGGTCCAAACGTCTAATGCACGCACAATGATGGCAAAAACCGTACTCCTCGTGTTCTTCGAAAGATGCAACTCGGTGCAAATAGAAGATCATATTATTATTGCCAGCCTGATGAGACTTTGCAGTATACTCCACGAGGCCATCAA tgCGGTAACCGTGGAAGACGAGTTAAAAATAAGTTCAGATCTAATTAATAAGTACATTCAAACGGTATCCTACCAAGACGACGCGCGGGAGCAGTTGAATTTTTACGTCGAGTGTCGATCTGCATTTATTAAACTCGATTCCGTACTTAAAACTTTAGTGCAC GCGGTGCACGCGCTGGCGAGCCGCGCGCGGCCGTCGCGCTCGCGCTGGCTGTCGCGCGCCTGCGCCGCCTACAGCTTCGTGACGGTGCCGTCGCTGCAGTGCGCCCTGTGCCGCGCGCAGCTCTACCTGCTGGGCGCGCACGCTGCGCTGCTGGTCGCCTGCGTCGGACAGG CCGAGGCGAATTTGAAAGCTTTCGTAAGCTTGATTCCTGACATTCCCCTTTATGTTCAAGAAGACGGACAGAACAAACCTACGCACGTTAAAGTTAAAGGTCTCCTTAGCAATTTTCTCTCCACTCTTCTCATTTTACCA GACAATGTGGATAGTAGCTGCAAGGCATATATTCTAAGtggatttataaaaactatGGAACGAATACATTGGAGAAAAACTGATCCCCTGTATTACACCTTACTGCTCAGGACTTTGGATCTACTCTGCAATTTAACGcaagaaaaatacatttatcatatAGATGgag TTATTTCTAACGACGAGTTATATGGTTCAGAAGAAGAGTTCATAGATGTCTTAGAAAACCACGCTACAAATATTTGCCAAGAATTGCTCGTTGTATTGAAAGCGCTCGGCGATGCAAAGGAAACGAATAAACAGTACAATTTAGCATTGGAATTGTTTTGGCGGATTATTAGGAGGGGCGATCTTAAGGAAGGTTCTATGACTAGTTTGGCGATTAATTTATGGGTTTTATCCCAAAAATTACAAGAATCTAACAACAAGTTCGCG AAGACATTGTTGTCAGCTCTGGAACGGGATACAAGCGAGAAGGGGCGATATCTATACGATAAACTGAacgaaacttaa
- the LOC126770346 gene encoding VPS35 endosomal protein-sorting factor-like isoform X1: MPTYYKWCSAKKEKQKHEYPSLEVTNHPLRVEVHNLKHSSNKSLIQSLQKWSSPFEELDPLLRFEQMNLENNSEPTVENDATINYSKTWSVKRTAILNKYTTGEKLTIISSYLPGGEKISSFSALLRQVSNLNEKVKHRLEQLDDFDESSVRKTMGLSQQEFVTKIHMLDDEIKKAWETEQRVKAFKIAIQCSKLLSDISVMQFYPSKFVLIIDVLDNFGALVFDRLKKKSFGDEVVKLEDIDTGLVPESARETCQNWMFKMASIRELLPRLYMEMALLKCYIFISKDEIKPAIARLITMIRGIGNPLVAIYVRVYLCKVASALYGKESECYFHDNLKEFLEEYQQIFQPAMAKKFGAQLLTADKYLSLYIPAIDWLLHGTLNTIPCKLTLLEELLQLCDKTENSELLLYCLVSGFDSPNIIKKSSAILDIIKKSAEHMVLLSPILTSFGEHLCHADAYRQLSSETLSQTWWKIVNSMKSTANFLQVLEPWMQFACTQLSAQHINMLLRGTIRYMIKCGKPIDDYSSQIQLVVKRMLKSIPDVEELFLMDAFMPLVELVQTSNARTMMAKTVLLVFFERCNSVQIEDHIIIASLMRLCSILHEAINAVTVEDELKISSDLINKYIQTVSYQDDAREQLNFYVECRSAFIKLDSVLKTLVHAVHALASRARPSRSRWLSRACAAYSFVTVPSLQCALCRAQLYLLGAHAALLVACVGQAEANLKAFVSLIPDIPLYVQEDGQNKPTHVKVKGLLSNFLSTLLILPDNVDSSCKAYILSGFIKTMERIHWRKTDPLYYTLLLRTLDLLCNLTQEKYIYHIDGVISNDELYGSEEEFIDVLENHATNICQELLVVLKALGDAKETNKQYNLALELFWRIIRRGDLKEGSMTSLAINLWVLSQKLQESNNKFAKTLLSALERDTSEKGRYLYDKLNET; this comes from the exons atgccTACTTATTATAAATG GTGTTCTGCtaagaaagaaaaacaaaaacatgaaTATCCTAGTTTGGAAGTTACTAATCATCCATTACGAGTTGAAGTTCATAACTTA AAACATAGTTCAAACAAAAGCTTAATACAAAGCCTTCAGAAATGGAGTTCTCCATTTGAAGAATTAGACCCATTGTTAAGATTTGAACAAATGAATTTAGAAAAT AACTCTGAACCAACTGTAGAAAATGATGCCACAATAAATTACAGCAAAACTTGGAGTGTCAAACGTACagctattttaaacaaatacacAACAGgcgaaaaattaacaattatcaGTAGTTATCTACCGGGTGGCGAAaaaa ttagttCTTTTTCAGCTCTTTTGAGACAGGTATCTAACCTTAATGAAAAGGTAAAACATAGATTGGAACAACTTGATGATTTTGATGAATCATCTGTTAGAAAGACAATGGGATTAAGCCAACAAGAGTTTGTGACTAAAATTCATATGCTTGATGATGAAATAAAGAAG GCCTGGGAGACTGAACAAAGAGTAAAGGCTTTCAAAATTGCTATTCAATGTTCTAAGTTGCTATCAGATATAAGCGTCATGCAATTCTATCCAAGCAAGTTTGTGTTGATAATTGATGTATTGGATAATTTTGGAGCCTTGGTTTTCGATCGTCTTAAGAAAAAGAGTTTTGG AGACGAAGTTGTCAAACTGGAGGATATTGATACAGGGCTGGTTCCCGAGTCGGCTAGGGAGACATGCCAGAACTGGATGTTTAAAATGGCTTCAATCAGAGAGTTACTTCCACGTTTGTACATGGAAATGGCCTTATTgaaatgttacatatttatttcaaaagatgAAATAAAACCTGCAATTGCTAGACTGATAACAATGATTAGAGGCATTGGAAATCCTCTCGTTGCCATTTATGTTCGAGTATATTTGTGTAAAGTAGCTTCTGCCTTATATGGAAAGGAGAGTGAATGCTATTTTCATGATAATCTGAAGGAGTTTCTGGAGGAATATCAACAG ATTTTTCAACCAGCCATGGCTAAAAAGTTTGGTGCTCAGCTATTGACAGCTGATAAGTACCTGAGTCTTTATATCCCGGCTATAGATTGGTTACTTCATGGAACATTAAACACCATTCCCTGTAAACTTACACTGCTGGAGGAACTGTTGCAGTTGTGTGACAAAACCGAAAACAG TGAGCTGCTACTGTATTGCTTAGTATCAGGGTTTGACTctccaaatattataaaaaagtcatcAGCTATtctggatattataaaaaaatcagcaGAACACATGG TTCTCCTGAGCCCAATATTGACTTCGTTCGGAGAGCACCTTTGCCACGCCGACGCTTATCGTCAGCTTTCTTCTGAAACTCTGAGTCAAACTTGGTGGAAAATAGTGAACAGTATGAAGTCGACGGCGAATTTCCTGCAAGTGTTAGAGCCATGGATGCAATTTGCCTGCACTCAGTTATCG GCTcagcatataaatatgttattacgtGGTACAATACGTTATATGATTAAATGCGGTAAACCGATTGATGATTATTCATCGCAAATACAGTTAGTCGTGAAGAGGATGTTGAAGTCTATTCCCGATGTTGAGGAACTTTTTTTGATG gaCGCCTTCATGCCACTCGTGGAATTGGTCCAAACGTCTAATGCACGCACAATGATGGCAAAAACCGTACTCCTCGTGTTCTTCGAAAGATGCAACTCGGTGCAAATAGAAGATCATATTATTATTGCCAGCCTGATGAGACTTTGCAGTATACTCCACGAGGCCATCAA tgCGGTAACCGTGGAAGACGAGTTAAAAATAAGTTCAGATCTAATTAATAAGTACATTCAAACGGTATCCTACCAAGACGACGCGCGGGAGCAGTTGAATTTTTACGTCGAGTGTCGATCTGCATTTATTAAACTCGATTCCGTACTTAAAACTTTAGTGCAC GCGGTGCACGCGCTGGCGAGCCGCGCGCGGCCGTCGCGCTCGCGCTGGCTGTCGCGCGCCTGCGCCGCCTACAGCTTCGTGACGGTGCCGTCGCTGCAGTGCGCCCTGTGCCGCGCGCAGCTCTACCTGCTGGGCGCGCACGCTGCGCTGCTGGTCGCCTGCGTCGGACAGG CCGAGGCGAATTTGAAAGCTTTCGTAAGCTTGATTCCTGACATTCCCCTTTATGTTCAAGAAGACGGACAGAACAAACCTACGCACGTTAAAGTTAAAGGTCTCCTTAGCAATTTTCTCTCCACTCTTCTCATTTTACCA GACAATGTGGATAGTAGCTGCAAGGCATATATTCTAAGtggatttataaaaactatGGAACGAATACATTGGAGAAAAACTGATCCCCTGTATTACACCTTACTGCTCAGGACTTTGGATCTACTCTGCAATTTAACGcaagaaaaatacatttatcatatAGATGgag TTATTTCTAACGACGAGTTATATGGTTCAGAAGAAGAGTTCATAGATGTCTTAGAAAACCACGCTACAAATATTTGCCAAGAATTGCTCGTTGTATTGAAAGCGCTCGGCGATGCAAAGGAAACGAATAAACAGTACAATTTAGCATTGGAATTGTTTTGGCGGATTATTAGGAGGGGCGATCTTAAGGAAGGTTCTATGACTAGTTTGGCGATTAATTTATGGGTTTTATCCCAAAAATTACAAGAATCTAACAACAAGTTCGCG AAGACATTGTTGTCAGCTCTGGAACGGGATACAAGCGAGAAGGGGCGATATCTATACGATAAACTGAacgaaacttaa